A single genomic interval of Barnesiella intestinihominis YIT 11860 harbors:
- a CDS encoding beta-N-acetylhexosaminidase, with translation MKSYRTMCKKTWAVILAIACHLPATWATNANEIEIIPKPVHVEQTSGNFRLSPKSTIGYDAALQGQAEYLQQVLGQSTGWDLKLKKDARKATILLTLNPEKVDKPEGYRLDVTPKGISLTGRDAGGIFYGIQTLLQLFPPQVYSDKRQHGVEWIAPAVTIYDAPNRPWRGMMLDVARYFYDKEFVKKYIDMMAMYKLNKLQFHLIDDSGWRLEIKKYPRLTEVGAWAGPDHNRLGGFYTQEDIKELIAYGQVRNVEIIPEIEFPAHILSAVVAYPWLSCTGLQHEVPTQHFISRDLLCVGKESSLQFLRDVLDETVRLFPSSYINIGGDEAVYTRWEECPDCQKVMKREGLKKASELQGYLTNVVAEMMKEKNRTVVGWEEIFLRGDVKTPVVGLIWHNVRDTLLATQRGHKAILTPATHMYFDFPESRTPGEVKAATWMPPISLEKCYSMEINDYSPESTVLGVQGCFWSDQFIHGTVLQEIDYLNENRSENYAEYFTFPRLLALSEVAWCRQSDRNYSDFRCRLSHHFNRLDFKNCHYRVPEPIIEQMNPTATGAIEFTLSPAVADADIRYTTDGSYPTVHSPLYTTPVTVNDKSDFRAITVVNPRHYSLPIYFAPDYSGYKQYGEYTAEWKPLNVQPYLTPWRFECTGKISGNGTYTVSFIYTKGETPFRLGTLKLYKRDELLAEVPQSVLINANSPIATYRFTVDSFEAGTPFFIEVEACGEKGNDTSGLVFINKVTQ, from the coding sequence AGCAAGTGCTCGGTCAATCCACCGGCTGGGATTTGAAACTGAAAAAAGATGCCCGCAAAGCCACTATCCTCTTGACATTAAACCCCGAAAAAGTAGATAAACCGGAAGGCTACCGACTGGACGTAACGCCCAAAGGAATCTCACTGACCGGCCGGGACGCAGGCGGCATATTCTACGGCATACAAACGCTGCTGCAACTCTTTCCGCCCCAAGTGTACAGCGACAAACGGCAGCATGGAGTGGAATGGATCGCCCCCGCCGTAACGATATACGATGCTCCCAATCGCCCGTGGCGAGGCATGATGCTGGACGTGGCTCGTTATTTCTACGACAAAGAGTTCGTGAAAAAATACATCGACATGATGGCCATGTACAAGTTAAACAAACTGCAATTCCACTTGATTGATGACTCCGGCTGGCGATTGGAAATCAAAAAATATCCCCGTCTGACCGAGGTGGGTGCATGGGCAGGTCCCGATCACAACCGTTTGGGAGGATTCTACACCCAAGAAGACATAAAAGAACTGATCGCTTACGGACAAGTCCGTAACGTGGAAATCATTCCCGAAATCGAATTTCCGGCTCACATTCTGTCTGCCGTCGTTGCCTATCCGTGGCTCAGTTGCACGGGCCTGCAACACGAAGTCCCCACACAACATTTCATCAGCCGCGATCTGCTTTGTGTCGGCAAAGAATCTTCCCTGCAATTTTTACGAGATGTATTAGACGAAACCGTTCGATTATTCCCTTCCTCGTACATCAATATAGGGGGTGATGAAGCCGTTTACACTCGTTGGGAAGAATGTCCCGACTGCCAAAAAGTGATGAAGCGGGAAGGATTGAAAAAGGCTTCCGAACTGCAAGGTTACCTTACCAACGTCGTAGCCGAAATGATGAAAGAAAAAAATCGTACCGTTGTAGGGTGGGAAGAAATCTTTTTGCGAGGTGATGTCAAAACCCCTGTTGTCGGGCTTATTTGGCACAATGTCAGGGACACCCTTCTTGCTACGCAGCGCGGACATAAAGCTATTCTGACACCCGCCACGCACATGTATTTCGACTTCCCCGAAAGCCGTACCCCGGGAGAAGTGAAAGCCGCCACTTGGATGCCGCCTATCTCTCTCGAAAAATGTTACAGCATGGAAATCAACGACTACTCTCCCGAATCGACCGTATTAGGAGTACAAGGCTGCTTTTGGAGCGACCAATTTATTCACGGCACTGTATTGCAAGAGATAGATTATCTGAATGAAAATCGCTCCGAAAACTATGCCGAATACTTCACTTTCCCCCGTCTGTTAGCTCTTTCAGAAGTGGCATGGTGTCGACAATCCGACCGCAATTATTCCGACTTCCGTTGCCGGTTGAGTCACCATTTCAATCGACTCGACTTCAAAAATTGCCATTACCGTGTACCGGAACCCATCATAGAACAGATGAATCCGACTGCTACCGGTGCAATAGAATTTACATTATCTCCGGCCGTCGCCGATGCCGACATTCGCTATACCACCGACGGCTCCTATCCTACGGTTCATTCCCCCCTTTACACCACTCCGGTAACCGTCAATGACAAAAGCGACTTCCGGGCTATCACCGTAGTAAATCCCCGTCACTATTCGCTGCCCATTTATTTCGCCCCCGACTATTCGGGCTATAAACAGTACGGTGAATATACAGCCGAATGGAAACCCTTGAACGTACAGCCCTATCTAACTCCTTGGCGATTCGAATGTACAGGCAAAATATCAGGCAATGGCACATATACGGTATCGTTCATCTACACAAAAGGTGAAACCCCGTTCCGGTTAGGCACATTGAAACTTTACAAGCGAGACGAACTCCTCGCCGAAGTTCCGCAATCGGTTCTGATAAATGCCAATTCCCCCATAGCGACCTACCGCTTTACCGTCGATTCCTTCGAAGCCGGCACTCCCTTTTTCATAGAAGTAGAAGCCTGCGGAGAGAAAGGAAACGATACCTCGGGATTAGTATTCATAAACAAAGTCACTCAATAA